One Drechmeria coniospora strain ARSEF 6962 chromosome 01, whole genome shotgun sequence genomic region harbors:
- a CDS encoding vacuolar protein-sorting protein BRO1 has translation MAQSPMISVPLKATSEIDWIEPLKSYIRHTYGDDPERYAEECATLNRLRQDMRGAGKESTSGRDMLYRYYGQLEMLDLRFPVDEQHIKVSFTWFDAFTQKPTTQYSLAFEKASVIFNISAHLSGHGASQNRADESALKAAYHSFQASAGMFTYINENFLHAPSSDLSRETVKTLIQITLAQAQEIFLEKQVAAGKKAGLLAKLAAQTGHLYGQSIEGIQDNVNRTIFEKVWLTMVQIKTHLFNSVAQYYQALVDDEAGEHGSAVSRLQVAESLSKEAERMSRSFPTLIPPSADLSAETSVLLQEFTKRQHSTVQEKLREAAKDNDFVYHQTVAPEASLPAIAKMPAAKPIPVSELYAGRDISRITGPDLFSKIVPLAVTESASLYEEEKAKLVRAESEKVDAANSELAASLDYLSLPGALQILKGGVDQEDGAPDGEFRQWCADVADHENPQVILDSLEAQKDAIVSVLDKCSKQLEMEESVCEKMRSKYGNEWSQQPSGMLTTTLRGDVTNYREALQEALRSDGQLVEKLRHNEVEFDEMRRAARDGEVDQLYHRAVTMASGQASNVASQDSAVPSLLDADFDENRPSVADQINKVEDILKKLKQVKRERNQVLKDLKDRVSFTTVEVEGGRYTYARQVHADDISQVLILNKKSISNYEAQVFEQELEKFGPHRNRLLQASHKQSVLMKELTTNFNALLKDKRVQAERSKHESTERRRSLASGRYKRAYQEFLDLESGLQSAKGWYLEMRETVDSLDKNVETFVSNRRSEGAQLLDRIEQGQLANKSSQAERERERLRGLMERMSVEPANSPTQLSTQPAPTLNAQYPTGMTPGYIQTNFHGHYQVPGLPSPTQVPNQEPQRGHAVYTSPPATVGTFSHPPYSPSQYGPAAGTTSPPPNQPMVGQSAAALHHAYQGNGASQPQQVQAFHAPSGFSSPSFGGPQQTMSHGRQEHAGQPHSASVQQPQKPHDPWAGLNAWS, from the exons ATGGCGCAATCGCCGATGATCTCGGTGCCGCTCAAGGCCACGAGCGAGATTGATTGGATCGAGCCACTCAAGTCGTACATTCGCCACACGTACGGCGATGACCCTGAACGCTATGCCGAGGAATGTGCGACCTTGAATCGACTGAGGCAAGACATGAGAGGCGCTGGCAAGGAAAGCACGTCGGGTCGTGATATGCTATACAGATACTACGGCCAGCTCGAGATGCTCGACCTCCGTTTCCCCGTGGATGAGCAGCACATCAAGGTCTCCTTCACGTG GTTCGATGCCTTTACccagaagccgacgacgcaatACTCCCTGGCCTTTGAAAAAGCGTCCGTAATCTTCAACATCTCTGCTCATCTATCCGGCCATGGCGCCTCCCAGAACCGGGCTGACGAGTCTGCCCTCAAGGCGGCGTACCACTCGTTCCAGGCGTCTGCCGGCATGTTCACCTACATCAACGAGAACTTCCTGCATGCGCCGTCATCTGATCTCAGCAGGGAGACTGTCAAGACACTCATCCAAATAACTCTTGCGCAGGCGCAAGAGATATTCCTCGAAAAACAGGTGGCCGCGGGCAAGAaggccggcctgctggcCAAGCTGGCGGCCCAGACCGGCCATCTGTACGGGCAATCCATCGAGGGAATCCAGGACAACGTCAACAGGACTATATTTGAGAAAGTGTGGTTGACCATGGTCCAG ATCAAAACCCACCTGTTCAATTCCGTCGCGCAATACTACCAGGCgctggtcgacgacgaagcgggcGAACATGGCAGTGCCGTGTCACGGCTCCAGGTTGCCGAGAGTCTCAGCAAAGAAGCCGAACGGATGTCGAGAAGCTTTCCAACCTTGATCCCTCCGAGCGCCGACCTGAGTGCCGAGACGAGCGTCCTGCTGCAGGAGTTCACGAAACGGCAACACTCGACTGTGCAGGAGAAACTTCGTGAAGCAGCCAAGGACAACGACTTCGTCTACCACCAAACTGTCGCACCCGAGGCTAGCCTTCCGGCCATCGCCAAGATGCCTGCCGCGAAGCCGATCCCGGTGAGCGAACTCTATGCCGGCCGGGATATTTCGCGCATCACCGGGCCAGACTTGTTTAGCAAGATTGTGCCCCTGGCCGTGACCGAGTCGGCGAGCTTGTacgaggaggaaaaggccAAACTGGTGAGGGCCGAGAGCGAGAAGGTGGACGCTGCCAACAGCGAGTTGGCTGCCAGTCTGGACTACCTGAGCCTCCCGGGAGCCTTGCAGATTCTCAAAGGAGGGGTCGACCAGGAGGATGGTGCACCTGATGGGGAGTTCCGGCAATGGTGTGCCGATGTGGCGGACCACGAAAACCCCCAAGTAATTCTGGACTCCCTCGAGGCGCAGAAGGACGCGATTGTATCGGTGCTGGACAAGTGCTCGAAGCAACTCGAGATGGAAGAGAGCGTCTGCGAGAAGATGCGGTCCAAATACGGCAACGAATGGAGCCAGCAGCCAAGCGGGatgttgacgacgacgttgcgAGGGGATGTCACGAACTACCGGGAGGCGTTGCAAGAGGCGTTGCGGAGCGACGGTCAGCTGGTGGAAAAGCTTCGCCACAACGAAGTCGAGTTTGACGAGATGCGCCGTGCTGCAcgggacggcgaggtggacCAGCTCTACCATCGGGCCGTGACCATGGCTTCGGGCCAAGCCAGCAACGTGGCCAGCCAAGACTCGGCCGTGCCGAGTCTTCTCGACGCGGACTTTGACGAGAATAGACCGAGCGTGGCGGACCAAATAAACAAGGTGGAGGATATTCTCAAAAAGCTGAAGCAGGTCAAGCGAGAACGCAACCAGGTGTTGAAGGACCTCAAGGATAGGGTGAGCTTTACCACGGTCGAGGTTGAGGGTGGCAGGTATACTTACGCTCGGCAGGTTCACGCAGACGACATATCTCAAGTGCTCATCCTCAACAAGAAGTCAATATCCAACTACGAGGCTCAAGTGTTCGAGCAGGAACTTGAAAAGTTTGGGCCGCACCGGAACCGACTGCTGCAAGCGAGCCACAAGCAGTCGGTGTTGATGAAAGAGCTGACGACTAATTTCAACGCGCTGTTGAAGGATAAGCGGGTGCAGGCAGAGCGGAGCAAGCATGAATCGACGGAGCGCCGGAGATCCCTGGCGAGCGGCAGGTACAAACGAGCGTACCAGGAGTTTCTGGACCTGGAATCGGGCCTGCAGAGCGCCAAAGGCTGGTATCTGGAAATGAGGGAGACGGTGGATAGCCTGGACAAGAACGTCGAGACATTTGTCAGCAACCGGAGGTCCGAAGGGGCGCAGTTGCTGGACAGAATCGAGCAGGGACAGCTGGCGAACAAGAGCAGTCAAGCAGAGCGGGAGCGGGAACGGCTTCGTGGGCTCATGGAGCGAATGTCGGTAGAGCCGGCAAATTCGCCCACGCAACTGTCGACGCAGCCAGCACCAACGCTAAACGCCCAATACCCAACTGGAATGACACCCGGCTACATACAGACCAACTTCCATGGACATTATCAAGTGCCGGGcttgccatcgccgacgcaggTACCCAACCAGGAGCCGCAGCGTGGGCATGCTGTGTACACGAGCCCACCTGCCACCGTCGGCACATTCTCGCATCCTCCGTACAGCCCAAGCCAGTACGGGCCCGCTGCAGGAACAACGTCGCCACCGCCCAACCAACCAATGGTGGGACAATCGGCTGCGGCGCTGCATCATGCGTATCAAGGGAACGGTGCTTCGCAACCGCAACAGGTCCAGGCATTTCATGCGCCTTCCGGTTTTTCTTCGCCCTCGTTTGGGGGACCCCAGCAGACGATGTCCCACGGGAGGCAAGAACACGCCGGCCAGCCTCACTCCGCATCGGTCCAGCAGCCGCAGAAGCCTCACGATCCGTGGGCCGGCCTGAATGCGTGGAGTTGA
- a CDS encoding phospholipase PldA encodes MSDPKEGSKEGGRSRFTGFVDDLKDKFSDANLQDAKISLIHKKQQIGKLGNLFNRDHRHDEEHEQRCDEKRTKICQSNRFESFFPERDGNITKWYVDGCDYFWAVSVALDQATESIYLADWWLSPEVFMRRPPYHNQEYRLDQILKRKAEAGVKIYVMVYKEVEAALTCNSNHTKHALQALCPKGTPGHENIRVMRHPDHNVFENAADMTMYWAHHEKFIVIDYAMAFIGGIDLCFGRWDARQHPLSDVHPEGVSEEIWPGQDFNNNRIMDFQKVQDWQQNELSKAEYGRMPWHDVAMAVIGPCVVDIAEHFVLRWNFIKRDKYKRDDRFDWIVLEGREGDDEDLVGVQRPKHPVGDYVKHPLTPLSTKNLNNRGTVRAQVVRSSADWSSGILKDQSIQNSYCEVIRKAEHYVYIENQFFITATGDKQSPIHNTIGAAIVDAVVRASRESRRFRVIILIPAVPGFAGDLRDNAASGTRAIMDYQYKSICRGEHSIFGRIKAEGIDPSEYIFFFNLRSYDRLNKTHAICVAEKKTGISYQQVQRAEAEEIMATGVHGLEDDSSNDEHGRFHGKQHDSKHEAKSASQTEASKNAMQAKKLFYEAKPDEEVTTVASVAHYAMSGQKSLKDETWDKNADPESEIRNWIQEELYIHSKLLIADDRVVICGSSNLNDRSQLGDHDSELSIVMEDTKRIPSMMGGQPFEAGYHAATLRRFLWREHLGLLPPQALHAKDDINAQPPSVHAENNIFDKDDTYKFVEDPLSDELWATWTNQADKNTSLFRHLFHADPDDHIKTFDDYDRYLPPRGVRSGHIYDQFMPPEDAREKLDQIRGHLVWMPMRFLEEAEMAERGLQINSWTESVYT; translated from the exons CGGAGCGCGATGGGAATATCACAAAATGGTATGTCGACGGCTGTGACTACTTTTGGGCCGTttccgtcgccctcgaccagGCTACCGAGTCCATCTACCTTGCCGACTGGTGGTTGTCGCCCGAAGTCTTCATGCGCCGTCCGCCGTATCACAACCAAGAATATCGCTTGGATCAGATCCTCAAGCGCAAGGCCGAAGCCGGTGTCAAGATCTACGTCATGGTCTACAAGGAGGTCGAGGCAGCCTTGACGTGCAACTCGAACCACACCAAGCACGCCCTCCAGGCACTCTGCCCCAAAGGAACGCCAGGCCACGAGAACATTCGCGTCATGAGACACCCGGACCACAACGTCTTCGAGAATGCCGCCGACATGACCATGTACTGGGCACATCATGAGAAgttcatcgtcatcgactATGCCATGGCCTTCATCGGCGGCATTGACCTTTGCTTCGGTCGATGGGACGCTCGTCAGCACCCGCTATCCGACGTGCACCCCGAAGGTGTCTCCGAGGAGATCTGGCCAGGCCAAGACTTCAACAACAACCGCATTATGGACTTCCAGAAGGTGCAGGACTGGCAGCAGAATGAGCTGAGCAAGGCCGAGTACGGACGGATGCCGTGGCAcgacgtggccatggccgtcatcgggccctgcgtcgtcgacattgCCGAGCATTTTGTGCTGCGCTGGAACTTCATCAAGCGCGACAAGTACAAGCGCGATGACCGATTCGACTGGAtcgtcctcgagggccgcgaaggggatgacgaggacTTGGTCGGCGTCCAGCGCCCCAAGCATCCCGTCGGAGACTATGTGAAGCACCCTCTGACACCCCTGAGCACCAAGAACCTTAACAATCGCGGCACCGTCCGCGCGCAGGTCGTCAGATCAAGCGCCGACTGGTCCAGCGGAATCCTCAAGGACCAGTCGATTCAAAATTCCTACTGCGAAGTTATCCGCAAGGCAGAGCACTACGTCTACATCGAAAACCAGTTCTTCATCACCGCCACGGGTGACAAGCAATCTCCCATTCACAACACTATTGGGGCCGCCATTGTCGATGCTGTCGTCCGAGCAAGCAGGGAAAGTCGTCGTTTCCGCGTCATCATTCTCATACCAGCCGTTCCCGGCTTTGCGGGTGACCTTCGAGACAACGCGGCGTCGGGAACGAGAGCCATTATGGACTATCAGTACAAGTCCATATGTCGCGGCGAGCATTCTATTTTCGGAAGGATCAAGGCCGAAGGAATCGACCCGTCCGAGTACATATTCTTCTTCAACCTGAGGTCCTACGACCGGCTGAACAAGACCCATGCGATTTGCGTGGCGGAAAAGAAAACTGGCATCAGCTACCAGCAGGTTCAACGAGCCGAGGCGGAGGAAATCATGGCCACCGGCGTCCATGGGCTCGAAGACGATAGCTCCAATGATGAGCATGGCAGATTCCACGGGAAGCAGCATGACAGCAAGCACGAGGCAAAGTCTGCTTCGCAAACTGAGGCCTCCAAGAACGCGATGCAGGCGAAGAAACTCTTTTACGAAGCAAAGCCTGACGAGGAGGTGACGaccgtcgcctccgtcgcTCACTACGCCATGAGCGGTCAAAAATCGCTCAAGGACGAGACGTGGGACAAGAATGCAGACCCAGAGTCTGAAATTCGAAACTGGATCCAGGAGGAATTGTACATTCACTCCAAGCTGCTGATTGCCGATGACCGAGTCGTAATCTGCGGGTCCAGCAATCTCAATGACCGTAGCCAGCTGGGTGACCATGACAGCGAACTCAGCATCGTCATGGAGGACACAAAGAGGATACCGAGCATGATGGGCGGGCAACCGTTCGAGGCCGGCTACCACGCGGCAACGCTCCGACGATTCCTCTGGCGCGAGCACTTGGGCCTCCTCCCACCGCAGGCCCTCCACGCCAAGGACGACATCAATGCGCAACCACCCAGCGTTCATGCCGAGAATAACAtcttcgacaaggacgacacGTACAAATTCGTCGAGGATCCCCTGAGCGACGAGCTGTGGGCGACTTGGACCAACCAGGCCGATAAGAACACCAGTCTCTTCCGGCACCTGTTTCATGCGGACCCGGATGACCATA TCAAAACGTTTGACGACTACGACCGGTATCTCCCACCGAGAGGCGTCAGGTCCGGTCACATTTACGATCAGTTCATGCCCCCGGAGGACGCGCGGGAGAAGCTCGATCAGATAAGAGGCCATCTCGTGTGGATGCCGATGCGGTTCCTGGAGGAAGCCGAGATGGCGGAACGCGGCCTTCAGATCAACTCATGGACGGAGAGCGTGTACACATAG